Below is a genomic region from Candidatus Obscuribacterales bacterium.
GTTATTCCTGAATCCATAAAAGTTATGTAGTGGTTGTACGCCTTGGACACTTGCCATGCCTTTGGAAAGCTGCAATAGAACAAATTCCATTGATTGGAGAAATACGGATCATTGGCTGCAGCTGAAGTTTGATTCCATGCACAACGGTAGTTAAGCTGTGCACCCACGACCGATGGGTCTTTCGCTAGCGTTGCACAAATTTCAGGTGCCTTGCCCGCTGGAGTCTGAATTCTCAGTAAATGCGCAAAAGTCAAACTACGATCAGCGACTACCTTTGCACCAAGTGATTTCACTAATTCAGTACATTTCAACTGATCAGCGGGTACTGCCAGAACAATATCAGGCTCATAATTCAGTCCGGAAGCATAAGAAGGCGGAACGATACCGGAGAGTATCAAACTGAAAACAACCAAAAATTTCGCAGCAAGAGACCTTATTGAATCACGCTGTCCCATTGATCCTCCCAGTCCAGAGCACAATACTAAGCCTTCTATACATATACCCGCATACTCATACCCGCATACTCACGCTTGGCACCACCAGTTAATGTTAAGCCCTGGTGACTATCAGCTTGCCTATGGGTATATCTGAAATTGGTGAGCGAGAGGCTGCATATGTTAATTCGACTAACGCTGAGTTTGTCATTATTGCTGGCAACAGCATTCTATAATCCTGCCTTTTCGCAGAATCAACCTACCTGGCGACAAACTCTCGGAACACAACAGAAGCAACAGAATTTTTGGGATGGCTGGTTTAAGAATGATCAAGCGCAAGTCACAGCGGAAAACAATCGCAAAAAATGGAATGAACTGCAATTGAAGGCTGAATGCAAAACAACCTTGATGAATCCGCAACTACGTGGCTCAAATGACCCCTCGAAGACTTTTAAGAATATGCTTGGTCAAACAAATACCACTTCCGGGCACATGGCTGGTTACAATGGCAATCAAGGATATGGAACAAATTACGGCACCTATCAGGATGGTGGTCAGCGAGTTACCGGACAGTATGACGGTATGGGCGCAATGGGACAAGACACTGGCGCCGCTCCGGTATCGAGAGAAATGCCACGGTATTAATATAGTTTCGACATATCAAATAAAAGTACTTCTGTCAGCTCGAGAGCAGTCAGACTCAGTTCAGACTCATTGCTAACGGCCACACCATCTCCGTACTGGATCTCCAAATCCCCGATTCGTGCATGGCCTTTTACTACCTGCAGCCAGCAGTGCAATGGCACGGCAAGAGACTGACCAGCATCAATGCTGGATCCCAACAGCACAACATTTTGATGAATACAGAGGCTACTCTCAGAGACTTCTGGTCCGGCTAGAATTTTCCATGAGTTTTTACCGAGTTCAATTTGCTTCTGTTCATAGCCTGGTTGAATACCAGATTTTTCCGGACGAATCCAAATCTGTAATAGGTGAACAGGTTCAGAAGCAGAATGATTGAATTCGCTATGTACGACGCCTGTGCCTGCGCTCATGCGCTGTAATTCGCCTTTACGAATAACTTCACATGTACCCATGCTGTCTTTGTGTTCGAGAGCGCCTTCTATTATGTAGGTAATAATTTCCATGTCCCTATGAGGATGCGAACCAAAGCCCTTTCCGGGATCGATCACATCTTCATTGATCACGCGCAACGGTCCAAAACCCATATGTTCGGGATCGTAATATTCAGCAAATGAAAAACTATGCTTACTATCCAGCCAGTCTGAATTGCTTGATCCTCGTTCGGATGCCTTTCTCACACGAATCATATGAGATACCTCTTTAAGATTTCTGCCCTTGGCACTTAAGAAATCTGCCCCTGGCGCCAATCACTCAGCGTAGGGGCAGAATACCCTCGAACCCAACAATACGGCTTTTACGGAACGAATGAGAGGCTGCCGGAAGGAGCTGGATTGTGCAGTTGGGCAATCTTTTCCTTGAGGTAATCGAGTGCCATTTTTACCTGCTCTTCCTTATCTTTGATTTGAATATCCGGAGCTACACCTACTTTGTTGATGTCGCTGCCGTTTGGCGTGAAGTACTTCGACACTGTAATGTGAATAGCCGCACCCCCCGGTAGACGGTTGATCTCTTGTACGAGACCTTTGCCGTATGTGCGAGTACCGATAACCACAGCGCGAGAGTTATCTTTCAGTGCACCGGCTAAAATTTCACTTGCTGAAGCACTATCTTCATCTACAAGGATAACCATTGGCTGATGCGTGAGTGGCTCACCGGAAGCAACGTCAGTGTGCTTGCCATGGCGTCCTATGGTTGAAACAATTGCTCCATCTTCCAAGAGCATATCGGCAATTTCCAAAGCGTTGGAAAGTAATCCGCCTGGATTGTCTCTCAAGTCGACGATTAAACCATCGGTTGTGGACAACTTCTGCAAAGCCATTCTGAACTCTTTGGATGCATCGTTGGAGATAAAAGTCGAGAGTTGGATGTAACCAATGTTCGGTTGCATGATTTTGTAGGACACAGCGTGAATGGTTATTTCTGCTCTAACGATGTTGAACGCCACAACTTGCTCTTTGTGCTTAACTGCAATCTTCACAGGGGAGCCTAGCTGACCGCGAATTTTTTCAGCGGCTTGCTCTGGCGTAAGCCCGATAGCAGAAGAGCCGTCGATCGCTACAATTTCATCTCCAGCTCTTATTCCGGCAATTTCGGCAGGGCTGTTTTCAATTGTGCGGGTGACGATTAATTTGGTGTTGTCCTTCGATTGCTGGAGGTTTATTCCGATGCCGACAATTCTGGCATCTATCGCATCGTTTTCATCCTGGAAGGCTCTAGGATCTAAAAAGCGAGTATAAGGATCAGACAAGCTCTCGAGCATGCGCTTGATAGCCGCATGAGCGTCGCTGCTGTTACGGATTTGCGCGTCGTACTTGTGCTCCCACGCTGTCCAATTCTGATTGTTGAAATTGGCATCGTAGTAGTTGTCTTTTACCAACTGCCAGGCGCGATGATAAATTTCCTGCGGTTGCGAACGATGTCCCTGGGCAGGCTGGTACATCATCGTAAAAGACACAAAAAGGGCCAACAAGCATGACCCGAGGCGCTTGCTCAACTGCATATGTTTCCGTTTTAGTTGGGTTTAGCCCAGGGAACTCAACTCGAAAAGCCCGAATGAAAGAACTGGACTAGTTTTCAGGGATGACTCTTCTGTTATGCCCGAAATTCACATTTCTAAAACTTAGAACATTAAATCTTCTGGTTCAAAACCCGTAATCGTGCCAGCGCTGGGTTACGAGGCTTTTTATGTCCTCAGACATGGTCAATTCTCGTGGCCAATCACGGTTAAAACCTTCCGAGCGCCACTTGCGAGTGGCATCAATACCCACTTTTGAGCCATAACCCAGAATTGGGCAGGCGTGATCCAGAATGTCCAAAGGGCCATCCACAAACATCGTATCCCGCTTGGGGTCACAGTTGCCAAAGACATTGAGGGCAACTTCGGATAAGTTTTGGACGTTGATGTCCTTGTCGACAATAATCACAAACTTAGTGAACATCAGCTGTCCAAGCCCCCAGACAGCTGCCATAACCTTGCGAGCATGACCTGGATAACGCTTGTCGATGGAGATAATGGCGCAATTATGGAAAACTCCTTCCCATGGCAGATTCATATCCACAATTTCCGGCACGAGTAATTGAACCATCGGCAAAAAGATGCGCTCGGTTGCCTTACCTAAATAGCAGTCTTCTTGTGGAGGCTTGCCGACAATAGTTGTCTGATAAATGGGACTGCGTCTGTGTGTAACAGCAGTCACGTGAAACACAGGGAAAAGGCCAGCCAAACTATAAAAGCCTGTGTGATCACCAAAAGGACCTTCTTCTTTTAACTCTTGCTGGTCTACATATCCTTCTATAACAATTTCGGCCGCTGCCGGCACTTCCAAGTCGACGCTTACGCACTTGACCAATTTAACCGGTGACTTGCGCAAGAATCCGGCAAATACCATCTCGTCAATATCCGGCGGTAAAGGAGCTGAAGCAGCATATGTAATAGCTGGATCACAACCAAGAGCCACTGCCACTTCCAGACGGTTGCCCGGCTTCTCATACTGGCTCTTATCGAAAAACGTGCCGTAATTCGGCGGCTCTTCCGGCTGATACGATGGAGATGGATTTGCACCCGCGTGAGAACGGGCTGCGTTGCCAATGCTGTCGAGCATTTCTTGCAGTCGTCCGGTTTCTTCATCGGATGGTCTAAAGCTTATTGCAGCTTGTCCGCCTTTACCTGTTAAGTGGGCAGACTCCATTGAGTCGCGACGCGAATCTTCAAAATGACGAGCTCCGTCGTGATGCTTGTGCCAGTGCATACCTGTCGTTGTGTTGTCGTAACGCTGCAGTCTGTAAATGGCTACGTTGCGAATGCCTGATTTGGGATCTTTGGTGATGACCACAGGCAGGGTAATAAAATCACCAGCATCAAGCGGCCAGCATTTGATGACAGGCAATTTGTCGAGCATCGCCTGAGTCGGATCAGTTACAACAACTTCCTGACATGGAGCTGCCATTCTTGTCACTTTAGGCGGGAATTGACCGACCTCCATGAGAGTTGGAAGCATGGCCATTTTGGCCATTATTGTTTCCGGCACTTTGGGTTTAACAAGCTTGCGAATTCTGTCGGCTATCTCGTCGAGATTATCTACCTCAAGCGCCAGGTTCATTCTCTTAGTCGAACCAAAGGCATTGATAAGCACAGGCATGTCATAGCCTTTGACGTTGGTGAACAAGAGCGCCTTGTTCTTCCCTTCCGGCGATTTGCTTATGCGGTCCGTTATCTCGGCGATTTCCAAGTCAGTCGAAACCGGCACATCAATGCGCTGCAGCTCACCTTCCTTCTCCAGGACTTTCAAAAATTCACGTAAATCGTTATAAGCCATAAAACGCCTCAAGTGCTTGAGTCAGTCAATTGACAAGTCAAAGACCATGTATTTTAGCCGCTTTTGCGCTCATTTCCCTGATACGCGACTTAAGCAACGAGCTTCAAGACAACTCTTGCTTTCCAGCCAACAATACGTCTTAAGCCAAAATGGGAATCTGACGCAGGTGGTCAAAATGTCGATCCCTGCTAAATAGAATAAGCTCATGCTGAATAGCCAGAGCGCCAATCCAAATATCGTTGGTCGGAATTGGCGTACCTTGCTTTTTCAACTGCAGGAAAATTCGAGCATAATGGTGACTGGTATTGTCGTCAGGACAAAGGACATTTACTCGCGGAGAATTGAGAAATCGCACTAAGAGCTGTTCGTTTTCATTACCGCGCGATCCTAGAAGAAACCCAGCGCGCAACTCAGCTAAAACCACAAGTGGCACAAAAATTTCGCTCGCGCGCCGCAATGCTTCCTTAGCCGAATTATCACCTTTGGAAAAATCAACGTAGCGGTTGGTATCAATGGCAATTCTCACTGCCACATCTCGTGGTCTA
It encodes:
- a CDS encoding pirin family protein — encoded protein: MIRVRKASERGSSNSDWLDSKHSFSFAEYYDPEHMGFGPLRVINEDVIDPGKGFGSHPHRDMEIITYIIEGALEHKDSMGTCEVIRKGELQRMSAGTGVVHSEFNHSASEPVHLLQIWIRPEKSGIQPGYEQKQIELGKNSWKILAGPEVSESSLCIHQNVVLLGSSIDAGQSLAVPLHCWLQVVKGHARIGDLEIQYGDGVAVSNESELSLTALELTEVLLFDMSKLY
- a CDS encoding S41 family peptidase — encoded protein: MQLSKRLGSCLLALFVSFTMMYQPAQGHRSQPQEIYHRAWQLVKDNYYDANFNNQNWTAWEHKYDAQIRNSSDAHAAIKRMLESLSDPYTRFLDPRAFQDENDAIDARIVGIGINLQQSKDNTKLIVTRTIENSPAEIAGIRAGDEIVAIDGSSAIGLTPEQAAEKIRGQLGSPVKIAVKHKEQVVAFNIVRAEITIHAVSYKIMQPNIGYIQLSTFISNDASKEFRMALQKLSTTDGLIVDLRDNPGGLLSNALEIADMLLEDGAIVSTIGRHGKHTDVASGEPLTHQPMVILVDEDSASASEILAGALKDNSRAVVIGTRTYGKGLVQEINRLPGGAAIHITVSKYFTPNGSDINKVGVAPDIQIKDKEEQVKMALDYLKEKIAQLHNPAPSGSLSFVP
- a CDS encoding type II toxin-antitoxin system VapC family toxin, which produces MAVRIAIDTNRYVDFSKGDNSAKEALRRASEIFVPLVVLAELRAGFLLGSRGNENEQLLVRFLNSPRVNVLCPDDNTSHHYARIFLQLKKQGTPIPTNDIWIGALAIQHELILFSRDRHFDHLRQIPILA
- a CDS encoding UbiD family decarboxylase, whose amino-acid sequence is MAYNDLREFLKVLEKEGELQRIDVPVSTDLEIAEITDRISKSPEGKNKALLFTNVKGYDMPVLINAFGSTKRMNLALEVDNLDEIADRIRKLVKPKVPETIMAKMAMLPTLMEVGQFPPKVTRMAAPCQEVVVTDPTQAMLDKLPVIKCWPLDAGDFITLPVVITKDPKSGIRNVAIYRLQRYDNTTTGMHWHKHHDGARHFEDSRRDSMESAHLTGKGGQAAISFRPSDEETGRLQEMLDSIGNAARSHAGANPSPSYQPEEPPNYGTFFDKSQYEKPGNRLEVAVALGCDPAITYAASAPLPPDIDEMVFAGFLRKSPVKLVKCVSVDLEVPAAAEIVIEGYVDQQELKEEGPFGDHTGFYSLAGLFPVFHVTAVTHRRSPIYQTTIVGKPPQEDCYLGKATERIFLPMVQLLVPEIVDMNLPWEGVFHNCAIISIDKRYPGHARKVMAAVWGLGQLMFTKFVIIVDKDINVQNLSEVALNVFGNCDPKRDTMFVDGPLDILDHACPILGYGSKVGIDATRKWRSEGFNRDWPRELTMSEDIKSLVTQRWHDYGF